The proteins below are encoded in one region of Brassica napus cultivar Da-Ae chromosome A6, Da-Ae, whole genome shotgun sequence:
- the LOC106351908 gene encoding WD repeat domain-containing protein 83 → MTELPTKEANLLKGHEGAVLAARFNGDGNYALTCGKDRTIRLWNPHRGILIKTYKSHGREVRDVHVTSDNAKFCSCGGDRQVYYWDVSTGRVIRKFRGHDGEVNAVKFNDSSAVVVSAGFDRSLRVWDCRSHSVEPVQIIDTFLDTVMSVVLTKTEIIGGSVDGTVRTFDIRMGREMSDNLGQPVNCISVSNDGNCVLAGCLDSTLRLLDRTTGELLQVYKGHISKSFKTDCCLTNSDAHVIGGSEDGMVYFWDLVDAKVVSKFRAHDLVVTSVSYHPKEDCMLTSSVDGTVRVWKK, encoded by the exons ATGACGGAGCTGCCGACGAAAGAGGCGAACTTGCTCAAAGGCCACGAAGGGGCGGTTTTAGCGGCGAGGTTTAACGGGGACGGAAACTACGCTCTCACATGCGGTAAAGATCGAACCATCCGCCTCTGGAACCCGCACCGTGGAATCCTAATCAAGACCTACAAATCCCACGGCCGCGAAGTCCGCGACGTTCATGTTACTTC AGACAATGCAAAGTTTTGCTCATGTGGTGGTGATAGACAAGTGTATTACTGGGATGTTTCAACGGGACGCGTCATCCGTAAGTTCCGTGGTCACGACGGCGAG GTCAATGCGGTCAAGTTCAATGACTCATCAGCTGTAGTTGTATCAGCTGGTTTCGATCGTTCCTTACGTGTTTGGGACTGCAGATCTCACAGTGTTGAGCCGGTTCAG ATCATTGATACGTTTTTGGATACAGTCATGTCAGTTGTTTTAACAAAGACTGAGATTATTGGTGGTAGTGTCGATGGAACTGTTCGAACCTTTGACATACGTATGGGTAG GGAGATGTCGGATAATTTAGGACAACCGGTTAATTGTATATCGGTATCAAACGATGGAAACTGCGTTTTAGCTGGTTGCTTGGACTCTACTCTGCGTCTACTTGACAG AACCACAGGAGAGCTACTCCAAGTCTATAAAGGTCATATATCTAAG TCATTTAAAACCGATTGTTGCCTCACTAACTCGGACGCACATGTGATTGGAGGATCGGAGGATGGAATGGTTTACTTTTGGGATTTGGTAGATGCAAAAGTTGTATCCAAATTTCGAGCTCATGATTTAGTG GTGACAAGCGTGAGTTACCACCCCAAGGAAGATTGTATGTTGACTTCCTCGGTCGATGGTACAGTTCGTGTCtggaaaaaatga